In Glycine soja cultivar W05 chromosome 10, ASM419377v2, whole genome shotgun sequence, the genomic stretch ATGCTAAAGGAGATAAAGAAGATGGAGTGATTACTTCAAGGTGTTTAAACATTCAGGTATGTTGGATGGAAAACTATTCACTTCAATGATTATAATGTACTTCAATTCAGTGTCAAAGATATCTAACTTCATTAGTTTCTGTATTGCTAAGTAATAACCATTTTGTCTTATTtcaggaaaagaagaaaactgAGGCAGAAGTTCAAAGCTCAGAAAATGCTTCTGATGCAAAAGGTGATAAAGATCACCAAGTGATTACTTTGAGGCCTTTAAACATGGAAGACATGAGACTGGCAAAGAGTCAGGTATGTGGAATGGAGAATTATTCGCTTCAACGATTATAGTGTACTTTTTGGTGTCAGATAATATCGAGGAATTCTAAAAGATGGTTCAAGGAAATTCAAGAACACATATCTGACATTGAGTTGAGGATATTATATAGTAGAAGTTAGCAGTTATATCAGATACGAGCAACAAAACATTCACATTGagtaatttataaatttcaaataaccCCCCATTCCATTCTTCAGTGAACATTGCACCGTCCTCTCGTCTACCACTTATCATAGGAATAAATTTACTTATTACCCAGGGTTCAAGATGGCAACACATATTCCAAAGTTAATATCTATGGCATAGAAATTGATAAATGTATTTGTAAATGCAGGTGGCTGCAAGTTTTGCTGCAGAAGGATCAATAATGAGTGAGCTGAAGGAGTGGAATGAATTGTTTGGAGAAGGAGGTTCAAGGAAGAAGCAGCAGCTTACTTATTTCCTTTAGATTGTGGAAAGCTGGTTATGTTTTGGACTTGTATCTATCACCAAATGATACCCTTTAACCAGGGAATGAATCCTTCAGCAGAGATATTGAACTCAAAGTATGGAGTGTTGCACATATCAGAAATGCTATCTGGGTCCCCTAAGAATGTGTAGATCATCGTTCATCAGGTATTTAGGGGTACATTGTGTCATGGCGTGGTTTTGTTTTGGTACATTGTTAATAGATTGAAAAGTGTaccaattttatcacaagtagtaaagattaaaatgaaagtccaagtgtcgaatccacatggACTTTGGTTGTACTTAAGTGATACAAATCCAATTATTAAGCAATGAGAAAAAGtagaagaaaagataaaaaaattggaagTGTGAAATTTAGAGTAAGgcaaagaaaaagataacatgaaaaataaagaataatttaatgcaaaaaaatgaaatctatCAGAATGTGATGTTTAGGACCTAGCATGTCGAAACTACTTGTAATATAATGTATTAGATTTTCTCTAATTTATGAAATCCTTGTTTCCACCCGCACCTACTGAATTACCCACCCTATTTTTGGTTTCCCGCATGAAGGACCTAGTTTATTTATCCTTTTCTTCCCAATTTCTTTATAGAGATAAAATAACAAACCACATTAAGATAAGAGATGCAAAAATTCTTgggcaaaataaaaattatttctagtAATGAATTTATTCAGATACTTTTCTCctgttctttaaaaaataactatttttcaaTGTATTACCCTCTAAACATTATATGAATGATAAGATCATAATAACAACAGATCAACCCAAAGAAGAATAATGGAAACAGAATAACATTAATTAGATAATAAACAGAGAATTACATTACAAGCGTTTGACCTCCAAGACTCCCAACAATgaggtttagcctctcataatCATAAGAGACTTTACACTTCAAGAGCTAGGGATGGATGGAAGAAAGGATTATACAAATTTAATACAATAACAattgtaagaaaaatatttcgTACAAGGTTATGGTAATTATATAAAACATtaccacaatttaaaaaagatattccataaataattaaatttaatttgaaaatgatacaaatttaataattacGCTCTAAACATTATATGGATGATAAGACCATAAAAACAGATcaacaaaaagaagaataatgaaaacaaaataacattaattagatAATAGACAGAGAATTACATTACAAGCGTTTGGCCTCCAAGACTTCCAACAATGAGGTTTAGCCTTTCACAATCATGAGAGACTTTGCACTTCAAGAGCTAGGGAAGGATGAAAGAAAAGATTGGATGACTAATATCAAGAAACAAGGGAATGACTAAGGAAAGAGGGTTTTTCCTAAGGGAGAGACTTTGAATTTCTTCACTAGAGAGCTTTGAGACTCGGTGTATCTTTTCCTTCtgcttcctactccttttataggcctaaTGTAGCTTATTTTAATGCTGACCTTGCGCTTAGCGTGTGCTTTCGTGCTAAGCTCGCATTTGGGATTCCTCGTGCGCCTTCTTGCGTTAAACTTGTGCTAAGTCTAAACTTGTCTGCTAAGCGAGAGTGCATGCTGAACGAGTTGTCTAATCCTTCTtgaatgttttttctttcaaatttttcatCAATTTCCTCTAAAGTGcttaatctttttcttttgacttatgctaataaaaaattacaaagatgttaatttgtttgttattccattttttatatattggtGAAATTATATCTGTGCATAGAATCTCTGGGTAAGGCTTTTATATATGCTTTTGTTGctgtaaatttgtatttttttagtaaaattattttatattattaatatataactttttttttctcctaaaaTAGTTTGGAATGTTGGGTTTTggacattaaaattttatagaacTAAaacaatatttcaattttttttttaaaaataactttttatcaGATTTTAGTTACAGTGAGATTTCAGATTAAttggagaaattaaaaaaaatattttatcctatTATACCAAATTCAAAAATCATAAATGCTGAAAAGTCAGCGTCAGAGATAATCTTGTGTTGAAGGCGGTGACCCGTATAAACAAACGAGGGTTGTAATGATCTTTGTGGTTGCATATGAATATGAATATTAATTAGATGGATTAACAAAACAGAGAATGTTGAATTGAATTGAGAAGATGACAAACCCATTAGAGAGATACCAAAAacttgggctaagcgagtctcTACCGAAAACCTACAGATACCCAATTGCGTGCAGAGAGCTAAGCTTTATTCTGAGGGAAGCTTTTCATCAATTCCCCAAAAATTTGCAATCCATCGTCTTCCAAGACACCCTCTCCGCCTTCCGTCTCCTCCCAGAGTATGTTATGCTTTTCATCCTCTATTTATTTGTTTCgttaatcaaaatatttagtcAAATTCAcgacatataatttttaatcataatctGATAATTTTGGAATTGTGATATCTTCTGTCTTGTATGGTTATTATTGTTCGTTCCACCAGCAATTATTTGAACACCACGGTCGGTTACTGTAGCAATTGGAAAGTGTAGCAATGTTGTTACAACCGATATGTGTGAATGGTTTCGACCGTCTTACAACTTATTGCCGTTTGTTTTGCTGCTGAAAGTGTCAATATCTAGTGCCATATTTTCTGTGAGCTGAAAgctttttgatttttgaatggtCACTAGCCTCGATGCAGATCACTGAACTACTTCTtatagaagttaaaaaaaaaacacttgtttAATCCTTCTTAAGTATTGCGATGCAAATCAACTATGTTTTAAACCTAATATGAAAACACTACGTGAAACTAAAATGGAGGTTAGGGAGGATGCTTCTTTGTGTGGGGGAAACTAAAATGAATTAGTGGATAAGGTAGTTTCCCCCGACATTAACCAATGCAATGAAATTGCTGTTTATTACACATTGTGGGAAGTATAAGCTGGCTGGTAAACTGTAAAAGTATCAAATTGTTAATTACAACCATATATCCTGCTTTTCACTTGAATTTTAGAATCAGAATAGAAAGCTATATTGGGGAATTTTcatttataggagaagaaatgtgaaagtaaaatgaattgagcttctcccataagctaaaattaacttatgcacaTCAACTTTTGGAAAATGCTATAGATAAAACCGAGAAGTATGGTCTTTATCTTTTCTAGGGGTAGCAAGTGGCTATGACTAATTTTAATCCATTTTtactttatattaaattattaactaaGCATCTACCTGCTGTCTTCAGGATCAGCCTgcctaattattttttctatgctCTAATTTTAGAATACAGACTCAGAGTGCTGTTTCAGCAGTCCACTTCCTCCTTCAGAGTGTAGAAGCAGCACTaccaaagcaaaaaaagaatgtGGCTGTAACAGAATTTAAGCATGCAATGGTTGCTCATAAGAGGCGCTGTAAAGCTCACCAGGTAGAGAAAGGTCagactatatataatataagaataaGAAATGCCTTTCTGTTATATTAATGTGGGCAAACTAGTCATGTTTAAGTAGTTTCTTATTCCTGTATTGCAGGTTCATTGCCATTGCCACAAGATATTCTTGTGCTCATTTTCAGTTTTCTTGATATGAAATCTTTAGTCTCAGTGGGGCTTGTCTGCCGGTAGTGCTCTCCTTCTTTTATGTTCATTATGTATACACTGCATCAACCGATTATTTTAGCCCACATCTTGCTTCTTGAGGATGTGAAATACAAGCacctattatatatttttctacatTGGACTGCTAATTAAATTTGTCATGAATATTGTTAAATATCATTATCAATATAAATTCCCTCGTGACTCATGGACATTGCATATTTAGGTCATGGAATATAGCTGCAAATGATAACCATCTGTGGGAGATGCAGTATGTTGCACTGTTTGGTGGTCGTGCTAAACTGGTTGAAGGCAAGAACAATAGGCTTTTGCTGGAACCCATAGATACTAGAATCATTACTGATTGGAAAGAAGCTGTTAAAGGAGCATATACTGGTAAGCTGAATGTTGAGGAGATGTAGTTtaactttgtttcttttttcacaTCCAATGTATTCTCAGTCAACTAATGAGATAAAAGTATACGATAGTGAGACTgggaaaatattatatacatgTACCATCTTTTACTTTGGCATTAGATTCCTAGCAGTGTGTAAGTCAATATATAGAGATGATAATTGCTAACCATTGCGTTTAATtggttatttaatttgtattgttaTGCTACAAGTTagaatttttcaataattttgttttcattttcctgAAGCACATAGGGGATGGATCTAAAAGTTTATTCTTCATTTCAAGTGTTTTAGGAACGGAATTACAGCTTTAGAAATTATTAGGAATGTTGAGTTTCATGTTATTTGTCAgttaattttttgtgctataaATACAGAAAAGAGTTACTCTTTCTCTCTCGTAGAAAGAGAAACACACATGTATGCATACTTGCACATTCAATTTTTCTCTTCCCtgttttaattagttgattTTTACATAGGAGCATTATCCAGGATATTAACAACCAGTCGGGGATATTGTGGACACTGCAAATCAGTAGTTTGGTTAAATAACTCAAAATGCCCCAATGTACACTCTGGAATATCTGAAATTCAAGATATTAAGCCTGTAACAGCATTCCAGGTATGTTATGTACTGTATTTAGCTGCTTTGTATCAGGTTTGTTCATAAGTATTGATTTTGAACTTAATAATGCTTTTTGTTCGAGTACATACTTGGGAATATTGACAATCCATTTGTATAGTTATTTGAAGATCAAAGCCTACTTATATTTATACTAGATTGCGTTTTTGTTTATCTCCAGATTCGTTCAAAATAATTTACTGAAGTTAACTAATAATAACTGTAATCTTCCTAATTTCAGGCTGTGGAATATGTTCTAGAGGATTCTCTATCAGTAACATCTTCCTCAGACAGTGATAGTGATTCGGAAGGAGGAACAGTTTCTAGGTTATGGGCATATCCCAAgcatataagaaaataatatgggACAGCTTTTTGCTTTGAATACATTCACAATTCACAAATGAGTAAAAAAACTCCCAACGTTCACCGGGTTCATATTCATCGAGAAGCAAGTTTTATGGCCCTTTTCATAACCAAAAACAAAAGCTGATTGTAATGTATCTGGAGGCTTTGgggtagaaaaataatttctttaaaaaagagAGGTACTTCAGAATACCTCATTTGTGAGTatgaatgatgatgatgatgatgtggtTGTTGTTGGTTGGAGCAATGGGTCTATCATTACACCAGGCTGGGGCAATATACTGGAATTCAGCTGTCAagtgtttttttcttatatataaaaagtaggAAAATTATTACTTGTTAttcattttaaagaaatataaatatatttaactaaattatcTTTCTCTCAATTATATATTGTTCTTTCTTATTTAGATTaacacaaatatcaagagcgcatgatagtatttttttattataaaaaaaacatgttcttgacttttttaaaatgaacaaaaattaatatagaaaatatCAAGAAAATAAGCTGTTGAGAAAACATCCGCTAAAATAGCGTttgaaataaatgaaagaacaaaatcaaaaacctTCAATTGTCTATCTAACTTTAGTCCATAACCAGTTAGACGATCCGCTACATGATTCTCTTGGtaagattaatataaatatataaatattaacaaataagagAAAGtgtgtaaaaaagaaaatatgaaacaaaaatCTCTTATTAGCAATTTTCAGTATTGGCAgataattgtgtaaaaaaaagtattgacaGATAATGGGATGGGagtaaaaaaagattgaaaatcaCAATAAAAGTAGAAGCAGAGCAGAGCGATAAGCAGTTTTACTTGAAGCCATCGCAAATGAGTAAAAGAGCTTCCAACTTTCATTGGATTCATATTCATCGAGAAGCTTTCCAAGTAGTATTAAGTCATATATACTCGGGCTCGAAtttaccaaaacaaaaatatacttGGGCTGGATCTGTAATATATGGGTTTAgggtagaaaaataatttcacagTTACTTTAGACACCCAACATTTTTGTTGGAATACCGGCAACATAAGTAAAAAGACTAAAATGCATTTcacattttctttaaatatgaaTCGACAATCTATATGACTCATACGGATTGACGATccatatgagttttttttaactcaattttattttattttttatttttttaaaataaaataaaaattaaaaaaactcgtACAAATTATTGATccgtatgaatttttttaactcaaattgGAATTGCacatcttttcttttaaaaaaagagaggtACTTCAAAGTACCTCATTTGTGAGATTGATgttgttttggttttaaacttGTCCATGTCTCGAACCTCAAACCATTAACATGGTATTGCAATAAGCAAATCCATTGGTCCAGGTTGAGGACAGACAATAACATGGaaagattttaattataaaaatgcacACAACCATGGTTATTGAGgaataattaatagttaaatataTACTTTCATTCTTTCCAAAATAATTGTTGCCATAGATTTATATATGGAGgaaaattattacatattattcatttcaaggacatttaattatgtttaactTAATAATATTTCACCGAATTGCTGTTCTTTCTTATTTAGTTTGGACGAACATAGTATTAAGAGAGaatgatgaaataaaaaaaatcttgactttttaaaatgacgaagaaattaatataaaatatattatggtaataattacttaaaatagaaaaaatgtattaaaagacagttttataaatatgttagataagaattgtaatatttttttttggaatatagGAGCTTAATCCCCAAACAACACAATCATCAAACACGCTTCAGttttataaatgaatttaatgcattctcatattttaaattattatctaatcataaatcaatatttaaaatattttaaaataattattttaaaaatcaattaaaagtaAATCATTCCATCAACCAGATAAGGATGATAAGTTGCAAcccaaatattaataatttccaCATAAAAACCCAAATATAATAATGCGTTTTTATTTACTCAGTCCATttctaattataagattttttgaactaattcatattttttaagaaaaataattattatattaagtttgataattatttgtattataattctaaaattgttcatttttctttctatatccACATActtatttcttattaatatttaaagaaagaATAATTAAGTAAGCATAGATAgacaaaagaataattaatgttattaatatttgaagaaagaATAATTAAGTAAGCATAGGTAgacaaaagaataattaatgtatctaaaaattagaaaatgttcTTATAAAAagctacaaataattttttgaaaaagattttataattatttaaatcataaacaatttgataaaaaatataaattattatcactTGTGTCAGTCGTgattttgaatcattgttgatgtAAACTATTTCTATTCTTATATACTTTTATTAGAgatatttatatcattttttccGGTAATAATAAGATGAAGCTGATTGTAATCGCTGGCATCATTCATTTCATTCCCATGTTTTATAGTTTGACTCAgccaatttaaaatttgaaaaagagagATACTTTCAGAGTACCTCTTTTGAGAGCATGTTATGTTGTTGAACTTGAACGAATTGGAATTGAAAGGATTTAGGGATTGTGAGTGTCTTACTTCGCACCTAGAACCCAATAATTGGGTGGAAAGTGGAAACAATAAATCATTAAATGAGGCTAGACAGACAATGGGGtggaaacatttatttattttaaaccgTACATGATCATAAGTTcgtaactatttaaaaatagcaagaataattaaatattggataaataattaaatttatttttaaaaatataatgttgtCACAAATTGACTCatgaataatgaaaaatataaatttaatttttaaatatataaaagtgtgacaaattaattctattaaatttatgaaatcattttgttattaaattataatgttaaaagattaaatagacaataaattgtatttttttaagattcatTTGAcgttatattttaaagtttagagagtaattaaattatttgtaagactaatttattatatttttacatacttaacaattaaatttaaatttttttgtttggcaaTCCACACTTTTAAGAAGAATTTCACTATTTAACCTTAGATATATActatatttgtatatttgtgTGCTAGGTAATCGTtgtttagtatatatataacatgttaattttaaaaacatataattatatttaattaaacaatctttcactcaattatttttcattcttaacaaattaaaaaatcacaacTATAAAGCTAGAATAAAAGGTTAATTAAAGATGTGCTTCATCCATTTAAAAGTTAAGTAAATAAttgtgtgattttaatttttctcaagaaatttaCAGTTTGACACACTatcatttgtttaaaaataaaaataaaattccgcGGTAAAAAGGAGAGGTAGCTTTTAAGTACCTCATGATCACAGAAGGTGGCTGTGTTCGATGCCAAGTCTCGAACCTGACTACGGGTAAGGTAAGTTAAATATACCATTAGAACAGATTCCAGATCGACAAAATAGTGTACTTAAAGTATGAATATAAACGTGTCTTGtcatcacaattcacaacattgaagaataaataataatgaaacatGTAGCTATTTGATTGGAACCCGGAGACCGGAGCAATTACAAGCTCGTCGTAGTCGACGAAATTGTTGTAGGAAAAGTACAAATTTTGGACGAAATTTCTTGCAAATTTTAATATGCGGGAAATTAAACAAtctctcaaattaaaaaaattagcaaatttgtatatgttttatttctttttaatataactgaaatattttcatttctttttgccTGACCCGTGAAACAAAGTTGCAATATCCCCGAAATTATTATCATGGATAGCCAAAAAAACATCGAATAACCAGCAAGCATTTTAATTCAGTcaaattcatcatatatttaagttttattgtCATCCATTTCCAACTAATTAGAGAGttctagtatatttttttttttgacatcgAAAGTTCTGTTATTGAACaacacaattaaaaaatgatggTACACGTACAAAATTgacaactaaaaaagaaaaagaaaaggcaaacAGAACTCGGGAAGCACTTCCTTAGATGACATGGGGTACACGTTCATCGAGTCAATGTATACAACAAAATGATGGTGCTTTGGCATTTAATTTACGGCTACTCTTATAAATAATCCAAGATAATCCTAAAAAATTAAGGCAGGACTAGGTGGACTTTTATTTCTCAAACTATATTTCACTCAATTAACCAAATGATTCAccaaaagagggaaaaaaaaactaaaagtggGGAGAGGGGTTTCGGTAAGACTTGTGTAGAAACTTGACATCTGAACAAAACAGATATCCACCGTAAGTAAACAATAACCTGAGAGATGATGTATTCTAATCCTTTTTAAAACCTGCTATTGGTATCTGGCTCAAAACCTTAGCATCAAACACTGCATACTGCTTTTTGATTTCAATCATCGCCTTCTCTCCTAATGCATCAACTTGGTCTTCATATTTCTCATACAGCAGTGGCAACGTGAACAGTGACACAAAAACTGTATCACCCCAAATGGATTCAATGTTAGGAAAATACCATTAAAATAGCCTTTTAATTATAGAACATAAAGACACGTAACAATGGAAAGAATGGAAGTAATATATGCATGAAGTCTTACATAGGTAAAACAAGGTCATGAAGTTGAACCAACTCCCAATAACCGAGATAACCCATAATACAGCAATAACCTGGTAACATGACAAAAAACACCTTAATTAGTCCTACTTCAGCTGCTACTGTCTGCACAAAGTCTGTGAAGGCAAACATAACCACTAAACTAGACTATGTAAAGCATTGTgcaatattaaaaattgaatatgataTGAATAAAGGTGAATTTCAGTTTAACCTCAATTTCTCACAAAATCCAAAGAAATCTATTGGAATTTGACTGATTTCATCACAAAATTAGAGCTTCACATAAGGATGAAGGAAGGAATTATTCAACTTACGCTAAGGAACTtctttaaatctctcccagttcCAATTTCCCGCACAATAACGAAGGCTCGGTTAATCTCAATTGTTAAAGCAGAAGCAACCTGATGAACGCATTCCTCAGGAAGTGCTACATGAGGGATGTGCAGTGAAGACCTAATTTAGAAAATGTCAAGACCAAACGGAAGTGCACATATTAAGAAACAAGATATAACAATTTACTATTAGGAGTGCATGGATTTTAAAGCTAAAgatcctgattttttttttcactcatatTTTGAAGGACACCAAATTAACTCGACGAAAAACAGTATACAATTTTTAATGGCTTACTTGTGGATAAAGACAGATGCATTGGACCACAAGAAAAGTGCCGCCAGAGACACAATCAATAAATGGCAAATAAAAGTTATGAGATGGTATTGCATCAACTCAAAGAAAATCCAGAAGGCAGTGCCTGCACCAAGTACGACTCCAGTGCTTCTCCTGTTCCTCCATAGCAAAATATCAGCAGCTGCAAGGGACACATGTAATGCAACATAATGACTAGATGGATTGGATTTATTTCCAAAAGTGAATAGATTTTATTTATCAGAAGGGATTTGTTCTACGCAAAGTGGATAGATAAATTCCAAATTCCTTTCCAATAATACAGTGTAGGCTAACATTAAAAGCCAACCCCACAGTGCAGCTAATATGGAATGATGTATCAAAAGGTTTCACAGACAACCTTCAACAAGAGACTGAATGGAACATAAGA encodes the following:
- the LOC114369291 gene encoding F-box protein At5g52880-like isoform X1, producing MECCTYQKCYLGPLRMCRSSFIRYPIACRELSFILREAFHQFPKNLQSIVFQDTLSAFRLLPEIQTQSAVSAVHFLLQSVEAALPKQKKNVAVTEFKHAMVAHKRRCKAHQVEKGSLPLPQDILVLIFSFLDMKSLVSVGLVCRSWNIAANDNHLWEMQYVALFGGRAKLVEGKNNRLLLEPIDTRIITDWKEAVKGAYTGALSRILTTSRGYCGHCKSVVWLNNSKCPNVHSGISEIQDIKPVTAFQAVEYVLEDSLSVTSSSDSDSDSEGGTVSRLWAYPKHIRK
- the LOC114369291 gene encoding F-box protein At5g52880-like isoform X2, whose amino-acid sequence is MTNPLERYQKLGLSESLPKTYRYPIACRELSFILREAFHQFPKNLQSIVFQDTLSAFRLLPEIQTQSAVSAVHFLLQSVEAALPKQKKNVAVTEFKHAMVAHKRRCKAHQVEKGSLPLPQDILVLIFSFLDMKSLVSVGLVCRSWNIAANDNHLWEMQYVALFGGRAKLVEGKNNRLLLEPIDTRIITDWKEAVKGAYTGALSRILTTSRGYCGHCKSVVWLNNSKCPNVHSGISEIQDIKPVTAFQAVEYVLEDSLSVTSSSDSDSDSEGGTVSRLWAYPKHIRK
- the LOC114370939 gene encoding reticulon-like protein B1; its protein translation is MASGDTDSFSDKVEEKFHDHNSDSDSYSDSDDDHNNRPPPKTTVSNNVYRLFGRDQPVHKVLGGGKPADILLWRNRRSTGVVLGAGTAFWIFFELMQYHLITFICHLLIVSLAALFLWSNASVFIHKSSLHIPHVALPEECVHQVASALTIEINRAFVIVREIGTGRDLKKFLSVIAVLWVISVIGSWFNFMTLFYLFFVSLFTLPLLYEKYEDQVDALGEKAMIEIKKQYAVFDAKVLSQIPIAGFKKD
- the LOC114369291 gene encoding F-box protein At5g52880-like isoform X3, whose product is MECCTYQKCYLGPLRMCRSSFIRIQTQSAVSAVHFLLQSVEAALPKQKKNVAVTEFKHAMVAHKRRCKAHQVEKGSLPLPQDILVLIFSFLDMKSLVSVGLVCRSWNIAANDNHLWEMQYVALFGGRAKLVEGKNNRLLLEPIDTRIITDWKEAVKGAYTGALSRILTTSRGYCGHCKSVVWLNNSKCPNVHSGISEIQDIKPVTAFQAVEYVLEDSLSVTSSSDSDSDSEGGTVSRLWAYPKHIRK